Below is a genomic region from Laspinema palackyanum D2c.
GTCCTCAACCCGACTAATTTTTTCGGCTAAAGGGCGACGTTTTTCGACAATCTGAGCAATTTGTGCGGTTCTGTGATTATTCATTATGGGCAATATAATTATTCGTTTCCGTCCCCTCTCTTGATGCTGTTAGCGAAGGATTCATCGCCCGTCAAGAACTGAAAAGACTGCTTGGGGGATTGCAAAAAATAAATCATCCAAACGTTCAACGTCCCCCCTTCAGGGGTTTCTTTAATAAGATGACTCGATGAAGGAGTCACTCCGAACAGTTTAGCGGTTTTATTTTTTGGAGTTCCCTTGGAGGGATACAAGAAAAAAATAAGACCCTTTCATCTTACGGGATGGGGGTCTTATTGAACCATTCTAAATCGTCTTAATTTCAGGGAAACAGGTAAAAACAATCAAAGTTTTGAAACTTATAACCCTTAAAAATTCAGCGATTTGATGTTAGTTAGCAGGGATACGTCTAGCCCGGGCGGTGGCAATTTCTTGGCGGAGAACTTCCATCGCTTTCGTGTATTGCGGGTCTTGAGCGGAACCAATTAAGGTGCGATCGCCCCGTAAGAGTTTTTGTTGGTCCTCGGTGAGTTCGATCGCCACATCCGGAGTAATCCCCTCCTGGTTAATATCCGTGCCATTGGGGGTGAGATACTTGGCGATCGTCACCGCCAGTCCAGATCCATCTCCCAATCCGCGTACCGACTGCACTAAGCCCTTCCCGAAGGTTTTAGATCCCACGAGAACCGCCCGTTCATTGTCTCGCAAGGCCCCCGAAAGAATTTCACTAGCACTGGCGGAACCCCCATCCACTAACACCACTAACGGTTTATTGGTGAGGGCGCGTCCGTTGGCAGACTGAAGGTCCATCTCTCCAACGCGGTTCACCGTGGAGACAATGCTGCCGGAATTAAGCCACATCCGAGCGATTTCAATGCTGGAATGGAGCAAACCCCCGGGGTTAGACCGCAGATCCAGAATATAGCCGGAGACATTCTGACCTTCCAAGTCCTGGATAGCATCGCGCATTTCTTCAGCAGCGATCGCGTTAAAATTCGTCAGACGGATGTAACCGACCCCACCCATCGGGCTTTCCTGATAGCTGTAGCGAACCGGATGGAGTTCGATGCGTTCGCGGCGAATCGTATAATCTTTCGTCTCTTTCGTCCCGCGTTCTTCGTCAAGCACCCGTTCAATAGTCAGGGTCACCTCCGTGCCAACGGGACCCCGAATCAGGGACACCGCCTCATTGATATCCATCCCCTCGGTACTTTGTCCATTAATTTGGAGGATGGCGTCTCTAGCTTGAATTCCCATCGAGAAAGCCGGTGTATCCTCGATCGGCGAAATCACGATCAGTTGCTTTGTTTCTTCATCCTGGGAGAGTTGAATCCCCACCCCTGTCAGTTCTCCAGAGGTATCAATCTGCATACTCTTGAACTCTTCTGGATTCATAAACCGGGTGTAAGGGTCCCCCAGTTGTTCCAGCATTTCTTGAATCGCGGTGTAAGCTTCCTC
It encodes:
- the ctpC gene encoding carboxyl-terminal processing protease CtpC — encoded protein: MVITKRGLIVGATAVALTAVTVTGAGLHLSQSQAFFQESPKELVDEVWQIINRNYVDATFNQVDWETVRQEYLNRPYTNKEEAYTAIQEMLEQLGDPYTRFMNPEEFKSMQIDTSGELTGVGIQLSQDEETKQLIVISPIEDTPAFSMGIQARDAILQINGQSTEGMDINEAVSLIRGPVGTEVTLTIERVLDEERGTKETKDYTIRRERIELHPVRYSYQESPMGGVGYIRLTNFNAIAAEEMRDAIQDLEGQNVSGYILDLRSNPGGLLHSSIEIARMWLNSGSIVSTVNRVGEMDLQSANGRALTNKPLVVLVDGGSASASEILSGALRDNERAVLVGSKTFGKGLVQSVRGLGDGSGLAVTIAKYLTPNGTDINQEGITPDVAIELTEDQQKLLRGDRTLIGSAQDPQYTKAMEVLRQEIATARARRIPAN